The following proteins are encoded in a genomic region of Acidobacteriota bacterium:
- a CDS encoding alpha/beta hydrolase, translating into MTSFTLIAIHGNGGGGFRFERVRPYIPAHIRFLTPTLPGFAEVPPNKHYVTITDYAEHLYWLVKEQTQPVVVLGTGIGGSIILEFLQFFAFSVEGAILHAPVGADLDRRWFPQLMNLPGMRALGKRAFSSRLARPVWKRLLFEKPIPADYVDQFFEEYRRCSVFGQMFDLITPHWFQILTPVDIPSVLLWGEHEKGLNGNQLNALETLLPQAQVRIVPDWDQFPMIEQPEEYAAEIVVLAARLLEKNKGRTLSELPALQKPTGEPAIQQLL; encoded by the coding sequence ATGACTTCATTTACCCTGATCGCGATCCATGGAAATGGCGGAGGTGGGTTTCGTTTTGAACGTGTCCGGCCATACATCCCCGCTCACATCCGGTTTCTGACACCAACGCTTCCTGGATTTGCCGAAGTCCCACCAAATAAACACTATGTAACCATCACTGACTATGCCGAGCACCTGTACTGGCTCGTCAAGGAGCAGACCCAGCCCGTTGTGGTGCTGGGAACTGGCATTGGTGGATCAATTATTCTGGAATTTCTTCAGTTCTTTGCGTTCAGTGTCGAAGGGGCAATTTTACATGCTCCGGTCGGAGCTGATCTGGACCGACGCTGGTTTCCACAATTGATGAATCTTCCAGGGATGCGAGCCCTCGGTAAACGTGCGTTTTCATCCCGGCTGGCACGACCAGTCTGGAAACGGCTGCTGTTTGAGAAACCGATTCCAGCCGACTATGTGGATCAATTTTTTGAAGAGTACCGTCGGTGTTCCGTGTTTGGACAGATGTTTGACCTGATTACACCGCACTGGTTTCAAATCCTGACGCCGGTTGATATTCCTTCGGTCTTGCTATGGGGCGAACATGAAAAAGGTCTCAACGGAAATCAACTCAATGCGCTTGAAACCTTACTGCCACAGGCTCAGGTTCGAATTGTACCCGATTGGGATCAGTTCCCAATGATTGAGCAACCCGAAGAATATGCGGCGGAAATCGTCGTCCTGGCCGCCCGCCTCCTCGAAAAAAACAAAGGACGGACACTGAGTGAGCTTCCGGCCCTTCAGAAACCGACGGGTGAACCTGCGATTCAACAGTTGTTATAG
- a CDS encoding class I SAM-dependent methyltransferase, which produces MTDKPRTELSQPFDFTNPELASVFDELSFWSSRFGALLVDNLVIRKHQRILDIGCATGFPLFELAHMHGPTCTLVGIDIWKAALDRARHKRDIYGLTNVELIEADASQLPFPDASFDLIVSNLGINNFADPASVLRECYRVAKNHARLILTTNLFGHMAEVYQVFRETLVRINKPEYLPKLAEQEHHRMSIDRVSALVESTGFQITHVVQQKFHLRFADGTAMLNHALVKFGFLEGWLSAVSPDDETEVYCEWEEDLNRLARHAGEVNTTVPMLLIEALKV; this is translated from the coding sequence ATGACTGACAAACCACGAACTGAACTCAGCCAGCCCTTTGACTTTACAAACCCTGAACTGGCATCAGTGTTTGACGAGCTGTCCTTTTGGTCATCCCGTTTTGGCGCCTTACTGGTTGACAACCTGGTCATCCGAAAACATCAGCGGATCCTGGATATCGGCTGCGCCACCGGGTTTCCACTTTTTGAACTGGCCCACATGCACGGGCCCACCTGTACGCTGGTGGGGATTGATATTTGGAAAGCGGCCCTTGACCGCGCCCGCCACAAACGCGACATCTATGGCTTGACCAATGTCGAGCTCATCGAAGCCGATGCCAGCCAGTTGCCATTTCCCGATGCCAGCTTTGACCTGATCGTTTCCAACCTGGGCATCAACAATTTTGCGGATCCAGCCTCAGTGCTCAGGGAATGTTACCGGGTAGCCAAAAATCACGCCCGGCTCATCCTCACCACCAACCTGTTTGGCCACATGGCTGAAGTCTACCAGGTCTTTCGTGAAACACTGGTTCGAATCAATAAACCGGAATACCTGCCCAAACTGGCCGAGCAGGAACACCACCGAATGTCAATTGATCGTGTTTCGGCACTGGTCGAATCAACTGGATTTCAAATCACCCACGTGGTTCAACAGAAATTTCACCTTCGATTTGCCGATGGCACCGCCATGCTCAACCACGCCCTGGTCAAATTTGGCTTTTTGGAAGGCTGGCTCTCTGCAGTGTCCCCAGATGATGAGACTGAGGTCTATTGTGAATGGGAAGAAGACCTCAACCGCCTGGCTCGCCACGCAGGTGAGGTCAATACCACAGTTCCGATGCTGTTGATTGAAGCCCTTAAAGTCTGA
- a CDS encoding SUMF1/EgtB/PvdO family nonheme iron enzyme, which yields MTLFSNRYQLIKELGSGAFGHTFLVEDTHSPSRRQYVLKQLKPVANPEKYLMIQDRFQREAAILEQLGEGSSGQVPRLYAYFSEAGSFYLVQEWIEGQTLTQQVKDCGQMTEKQVQDMLIGILTALEYIHANRIIHRDIKPDNIMIRERDGKYVLIDFGMVKEVMTSDLSPDANQSVMAGTPSFMAIEQFYGKPVFASDIYSLGVTAIHALTGKNPQDLAKIPGDIRWRQFALNIDPAFGLILDKAVAAMVDDRYKSARQMLDAIYLLQRNSLKPEEVFTKTYGRVTETILDTPLPVPIELEPVFDPKTEATLSKLTPATGIERIDSVEMAFWDSIRSSTNPKEFAAYLKRYPKGQFAELAEIKLEQLTSDQALTSGSTFGVVSTPTFRPTQGTTPQDAQTVHGSVVQPNPSTQSPSVVQPPLVPPPSAATRPPVPPTQPPPPRYPTGPQPQFTLPPSRPPVSTMQVQHEIKFTNQLGMELVMIGVGSFVMGSTEVENESPVRQVTIRRPFYLGKHQVTQKQWVTVMGQNPSNFNGDTLPVEQVSWEAAVEFLRRLNSSGGKFLYRLPTEAEWEYACRAGTTTRYSFGDDEKLLGEYAWYDDNSAVEDEYSEDLAESRTQPVGLKKPNAWGLHDMHGNVWEWCIDWYHDNYQGAPPDNRPWDDGTNHQYRVVRGGSWLDSARYCRSARRRNVSPQVGLSAVGFRVVAAIRM from the coding sequence ATGACGTTATTCAGCAATCGCTACCAACTCATTAAGGAACTCGGCAGCGGCGCCTTTGGTCATACTTTCTTGGTTGAAGATACCCATTCACCGTCGCGCCGGCAGTATGTGCTCAAACAACTCAAACCGGTCGCCAATCCCGAAAAATATTTGATGATTCAGGATCGGTTTCAACGGGAAGCCGCTATTTTGGAACAGCTTGGCGAGGGTTCAAGCGGGCAGGTGCCGCGCCTGTACGCCTATTTCAGCGAGGCAGGGTCGTTTTACCTGGTTCAGGAATGGATTGAAGGCCAAACCCTGACCCAACAGGTGAAAGATTGCGGGCAAATGACCGAAAAGCAGGTTCAGGACATGTTGATCGGGATTTTAACCGCCCTGGAATATATCCACGCCAATCGGATCATTCATCGCGACATTAAGCCCGATAACATCATGATTCGTGAGCGAGATGGAAAATATGTTTTGATTGATTTCGGCATGGTGAAAGAAGTCATGACCTCAGACCTCTCTCCCGATGCCAATCAATCCGTCATGGCGGGCACCCCGTCCTTTATGGCGATTGAGCAGTTTTATGGCAAACCCGTGTTCGCCAGTGACATTTATAGCCTGGGAGTGACCGCCATCCACGCCCTGACCGGGAAAAATCCACAGGATCTGGCAAAAATCCCAGGTGATATCCGGTGGCGTCAGTTTGCCCTGAATATTGACCCCGCCTTTGGTCTGATTTTGGATAAGGCGGTTGCCGCCATGGTTGATGACCGCTATAAGTCAGCCCGCCAGATGCTGGATGCCATATATTTGCTTCAACGCAACAGCCTGAAACCCGAGGAAGTGTTTACCAAAACCTATGGCCGGGTGACCGAAACCATTTTGGACACCCCGCTCCCCGTGCCGATAGAACTTGAGCCGGTATTTGACCCCAAAACAGAGGCCACACTGTCAAAACTGACACCGGCAACGGGGATTGAACGAATTGACTCAGTTGAAATGGCTTTTTGGGATTCCATCCGCAGTAGCACCAACCCGAAAGAATTCGCCGCCTACCTCAAACGCTATCCGAAGGGACAATTTGCCGAACTGGCCGAAATCAAACTCGAACAACTGACCAGTGACCAGGCTTTAACGTCAGGGTCCACCTTTGGAGTTGTTTCCACCCCGACTTTTCGTCCAACCCAGGGCACGACGCCGCAGGACGCTCAAACGGTTCATGGGTCGGTGGTGCAACCCAACCCTTCCACTCAGTCTCCGTCAGTCGTTCAACCGCCGCTCGTGCCTCCACCATCCGCAGCCACACGGCCTCCAGTCCCACCGACGCAACCCCCGCCGCCCAGATATCCGACCGGACCCCAGCCCCAATTTACCCTGCCGCCCTCACGACCACCTGTATCAACCATGCAGGTGCAACATGAGATTAAATTTACCAATCAGCTCGGAATGGAACTGGTCATGATTGGGGTCGGTTCATTTGTGATGGGGTCCACCGAAGTGGAAAACGAATCGCCGGTTCGTCAGGTCACGATTCGGCGCCCGTTTTACCTGGGAAAACATCAGGTGACCCAAAAGCAGTGGGTGACCGTCATGGGGCAAAATCCCAGTAATTTCAATGGCGACACCCTTCCGGTGGAGCAAGTTTCATGGGAAGCCGCCGTGGAGTTTCTCCGGCGACTCAATTCTTCGGGAGGAAAGTTTTTGTATCGCCTTCCAACCGAAGCCGAATGGGAATATGCCTGCCGGGCAGGGACCACCACCCGGTATTCATTTGGGGATGACGAAAAGCTCCTGGGCGAATATGCCTGGTATGACGATAACTCAGCGGTCGAAGACGAGTACAGTGAAGATCTGGCCGAAAGCCGGACTCAGCCGGTTGGGCTCAAAAAGCCAAATGCCTGGGGACTGCACGATATGCACGGCAATGTTTGGGAATGGTGTATTGACTGGTACCACGACAATTACCAGGGGGCCCCGCCCGATAACCGCCCCTGGGATGACGGCACCAACCATCAGTATCGGGTGGTTCGTGGAGGTTCGTGGCTCGATAGCGCCCGCTATTGCCGGTCAGCCCGGCGTCGAAACGTATCACCCCAGGTTGGCTTGAGCGCGGTTGGGTTTCGGGTCGTGGCGGCCATTCGGATGTAG